One Candidatus Woesearchaeota archaeon DNA segment encodes these proteins:
- a CDS encoding EVE domain-containing protein: MINISRLNEVLAEYKQDFIDKQWKNEKYKWEAVKCFQDNWDINAANFSEMLAHSIAKTENLLASMNYLPAAMIKSFALQAPEEVRAMFMHLYDERRDVYERIDAFKSESAVLLEKYGKGAKQHYQKENAITTYLWLRYPDTYYIYKYSEVSAVSNELESSYTFKSGAYASNIRNSLLLYNELCEELQKDQELKQLLVSQVTPSCYPDPELRTLTIDVGFYISRKIKEPKQVNDDLWFPKNYSPEITSEQWVVLLNDKEVFTTGSLEIMKRLKDYGGMASCTQLSVKYGENLHFYLNGSVALARRIKEKTNCPILDDEENSRYWPILYIGREADKSDAGSYIWKLRNELSHALDTIDMSQVQLYAKVADSVVHGYWWLNANPKIWSFSDIAIGDVQSYTLYNDNGNKRRIFQNFLDVKAGDYLIGYESNPVKKVVALGKFVAEQDGEKVCFEKVEGLASPIDYQVVKSCPELEKMEYFINPQGSLFKLTKGEYDFILDLIREENPILSENRATPYTKEDFLNEVYMAEDQYEMLVAVIRNKKNVILQGPPGVGKTFAAKRLAYSIMEERDENRIEFVQFHQSYSYEDFMMGYKPVNDGFELKYGIFYRFCQKAANQPEKDFFFIIDEINRGNLSRIFGELLMLLERDYRGTKATLAYNGLTFSVPQNVFIIGMMNTADRSLAMMDYALRRRFSFFELKPGFDSVGFVQYQHALHDEVFDRLISIIKELNSEIVLDNSLGKGFCIGHSYFCGQSACTDTWLQSVIQYEVLPMLNEYWFDDPNRLQKWENLLSGVFQ, encoded by the coding sequence ATGATTAACATATCCAGATTGAATGAGGTTCTTGCGGAGTACAAACAGGATTTCATTGATAAGCAGTGGAAGAATGAGAAATACAAATGGGAAGCAGTCAAGTGCTTTCAAGACAATTGGGATATCAATGCTGCAAACTTCTCAGAAATGTTGGCACACTCCATTGCTAAAACAGAGAACCTACTGGCTTCAATGAATTACCTGCCGGCTGCAATGATCAAGAGTTTTGCTTTGCAGGCCCCCGAGGAAGTTCGAGCTATGTTCATGCATCTGTACGATGAAAGAAGGGATGTGTATGAACGAATCGATGCATTTAAGAGTGAGTCAGCTGTACTTCTGGAAAAATACGGTAAAGGGGCAAAACAGCATTATCAGAAGGAAAATGCCATCACCACGTACTTGTGGCTTCGATATCCTGATACTTATTACATCTATAAATATAGTGAAGTGAGCGCCGTATCTAATGAGCTGGAGAGTTCATACACGTTCAAAAGCGGTGCGTATGCAAGCAACATTCGCAACAGTCTTCTACTTTATAACGAACTATGCGAGGAATTGCAGAAAGATCAGGAGCTGAAACAGCTGCTTGTTTCACAAGTAACTCCAAGCTGTTATCCTGATCCAGAACTACGTACATTGACTATTGATGTAGGCTTCTATATCAGTCGCAAGATTAAGGAGCCCAAGCAAGTTAACGATGATCTGTGGTTCCCAAAGAACTATTCACCTGAAATCACTTCTGAGCAGTGGGTTGTGCTTCTGAATGATAAAGAGGTTTTCACCACAGGTAGTCTTGAAATTATGAAAAGACTCAAGGATTACGGTGGTATGGCCAGCTGTACACAACTATCAGTCAAGTATGGAGAAAATTTACATTTCTATCTCAATGGTTCTGTGGCTTTAGCTCGACGGATTAAGGAAAAGACTAATTGTCCAATACTAGATGACGAGGAAAATTCTCGGTATTGGCCGATTCTTTATATTGGTCGTGAAGCAGATAAGTCTGATGCCGGCAGCTATATATGGAAGCTTCGTAATGAACTCTCTCATGCACTCGATACGATTGATATGAGCCAAGTACAACTGTATGCCAAGGTTGCCGATTCTGTAGTTCATGGTTACTGGTGGCTTAATGCGAACCCGAAAATTTGGAGCTTCTCCGACATCGCGATTGGAGATGTGCAATCGTATACTTTGTATAATGATAATGGCAATAAACGGCGAATTTTTCAGAATTTCCTTGACGTAAAAGCAGGGGATTACTTGATTGGTTATGAATCTAACCCAGTCAAGAAAGTTGTAGCATTGGGAAAATTCGTTGCTGAGCAAGATGGAGAGAAGGTCTGTTTTGAAAAAGTGGAAGGCTTAGCCTCACCGATTGATTATCAAGTGGTAAAGAGTTGCCCTGAACTGGAGAAAATGGAGTACTTCATAAACCCACAGGGAAGCTTATTCAAACTGACCAAAGGTGAGTATGACTTTATTCTGGACCTTATCAGGGAAGAAAACCCAATCTTATCAGAGAATCGTGCAACCCCGTATACCAAGGAAGATTTTCTGAACGAAGTATATATGGCTGAGGATCAGTATGAGATGTTGGTAGCCGTTATACGGAATAAGAAGAATGTTATTCTACAAGGTCCTCCAGGGGTTGGAAAAACGTTTGCTGCCAAGCGTCTTGCATATTCCATAATGGAAGAAAGGGACGAGAACCGTATAGAATTTGTCCAGTTCCATCAGAGTTATTCGTATGAGGATTTTATGATGGGGTATAAGCCGGTAAATGATGGTTTCGAACTGAAGTATGGAATATTCTATCGCTTCTGCCAGAAGGCGGCTAATCAACCGGAGAAAGATTTCTTTTTCATCATCGATGAAATAAACCGGGGGAACTTGAGTCGCATTTTCGGTGAGTTGCTCATGCTTCTTGAACGTGACTATCGGGGGACAAAGGCTACACTGGCTTACAATGGGCTCACTTTCTCGGTTCCTCAAAATGTGTTTATCATTGGAATGATGAATACTGCTGATCGCAGTCTTGCCATGATGGATTATGCTCTCCGTCGTCGTTTCAGTTTTTTTGAGCTTAAGCCGGGATTTGATTCTGTAGGATTTGTGCAGTATCAACATGCATTACACGATGAGGTATTTGATAGGCTTATAAGCATAATCAAAGAGTTGAACAGCGAAATTGTACTGGATAATTCTTTGGGCAAAGGCTTTTGTATTGGACATAGCTACTTCTGTGGTCAGTCAGCCTGTACGGATACCTGGCTGCAATCTGTCATTCAGTATGAAGTGTTGCCCATGCTTAATGAGTACTGGTTTGATGATCCTAATAGGTTGCAAAAGTGGGAAAATCTCTTATCTGGTGTTTTCCAATGA
- the mcrC gene encoding 5-methylcytosine-specific restriction endonuclease system specificity protein McrC, with the protein MKQYGRVFIKNIYYMLSYAFNALRQESFEDIAKEEFSNIHNVFAAILARGISLQLKQGLYREYLNRSENLAVLRGKIEMEETIQQIIAHKQKLICEYDELSENNQLNQILKTTTMILFRHPQVDSKYKDALKKEMLFFSHVDTLEPTTIHWSAIRFQRNNMTYKMLISICQLVLDGMLMSTEPGVYSLASFVDDQYMHRLYEKFILEYYRKEYPSLQVSAAQISWALDDGLGAMLPIMQSDITLSNGSKVLIIDAKFYAHTTQSLHAAHTIHSNNLYQIFTYVKNKDAGLKEIPHEVAGMLLYARTDETLLPNKSYQMSGNTIMVQTLDLNCDFSIIAGQLNAIFKEYFGVVFNKC; encoded by the coding sequence ATGAAGCAATATGGTAGAGTTTTTATTAAGAACATCTACTATATGCTCTCTTATGCTTTCAACGCCTTAAGGCAGGAGAGCTTTGAAGATATTGCAAAGGAAGAATTCTCCAATATTCACAATGTCTTTGCAGCAATCCTTGCTAGAGGGATAAGTTTGCAGTTGAAACAAGGTTTATATCGGGAGTATCTGAATCGTTCCGAAAATCTGGCGGTTTTGCGGGGCAAAATTGAGATGGAAGAAACGATTCAGCAAATTATTGCACATAAGCAAAAATTGATTTGCGAGTATGATGAGCTTTCAGAGAACAACCAGCTCAACCAAATTCTTAAGACAACTACGATGATTCTCTTTCGACATCCACAAGTGGATTCAAAATATAAAGATGCATTGAAAAAGGAGATGCTTTTTTTCTCACATGTAGATACCCTTGAACCTACAACAATTCATTGGTCTGCAATTCGATTTCAAAGAAATAATATGACATACAAGATGCTGATCAGTATCTGTCAGTTAGTTCTTGATGGGATGCTGATGTCGACTGAACCTGGAGTTTATTCCCTGGCTTCTTTTGTAGATGACCAGTACATGCATCGTCTTTATGAGAAATTCATCCTGGAGTATTACCGCAAGGAGTATCCTTCTCTACAGGTGAGTGCAGCACAGATTTCTTGGGCTCTTGATGATGGGCTAGGTGCGATGCTGCCGATCATGCAAAGCGATATTACGTTGTCTAATGGAAGTAAGGTGCTGATTATTGATGCAAAGTTCTATGCACATACTACTCAATCGCTGCATGCTGCACATACCATCCATTCCAACAATCTCTACCAAATATTTACCTATGTGAAAAACAAGGATGCAGGCCTTAAAGAAATCCCACATGAAGTTGCTGGTATGCTGCTTTATGCAAGAACTGATGAGACCCTCCTTCCCAATAAATCCTATCAGATGAGCGGTAATACGATTATGGTACAGACGCTGGACTTGAATTGTGATTTTTCGATTATTGCAGGACAGCTGAATGCTATTTTTAAGGAATATTTTGGGGTTGTGTTCAACAAGTGTTGA
- a CDS encoding DEAD/DEAH box helicase family protein, translating into MGKVNSSITTIQQPELFENVSSTSSIVKSWNEGLVLREESLCDSEHPIEGLRTPQIGAICAIKAHWSINDNKPAIIVMPTGSGKTDTMIACMIWESLEHVLVVVPTALLRSQIASKFEDLGILSRYGLLKEGVIKPNVFELKNWPDSHQKSFEIFRNNNVVVTTVAMISKKKQEEFHALISDYDAVFFDEAHHTTAPTWTKIRNAFTGKRILQFTATPFRRDEKLILGKIIYNYPLSRAMRDGIFTKIHFHPIDEYDRSSADKEIAKKALSLLRSDREAGKNHMLLVRANTIDRANFLYNQFYNITENSDLFPVLVTSDRKKLKPKNAMELIAKRQAKIIVSVDMFGEGIDLPNLKIAALHDQYKSLPITLQFIGRITRSEANLGEAKFVANLGDETFIPALQKLYIENADWNKVLPELSRYAVLRRTSFQELVERFVKNEDEELELTHLLSIFKPTVSMRVFGYTDDSTININNWGVVLKGDPAVYVANDENLLISFSKESMRLNWMSGPECTDIRWGYSLVYIDRTRKLCYVNSSEHGINEFDLAEAIVPSRYAIDPEFNFRVFGGMKRLLLSNVGLKKMMGNRSITYQSFIGSNVEDGLSYILRHSSQKSNLFGTGYEGCGPETIGAAAKGRIWSFKQDNLDNFLRWAELCGEKLKDSSISVESILKGVLKPRKIEEFPPIGIICVEQNSDLISEKGESQYSVILDNQEIDIFDTELKPELEDGYNQYHLIISMIIGRNRIKVPLKMTLDNSGFRFERLELLTDIKIKKGNIISSIEALLNDNPPSIIFADFSFLIGAYYVPIEEISSEIELDEDYLEVWNWDGVNIRSESYIPEKNNIDSVQYKVLEKEKDLWDVLYLDDGCGEIADIVALKDTDDSIRACFYHCKFSSEDMPGARKKDLYELCGQARLSVKWKNASTNLFKQLLRRSKGKANRFIKGSSNDLKNMKRSLIDKSLDLSIILVQPGVSKTKISIQMKSMLTATQSYLMDTNSIKSRIICSL; encoded by the coding sequence ATGGGAAAAGTAAATTCGTCAATTACAACAATTCAACAACCAGAGTTATTTGAAAATGTTTCCTCAACATCCTCTATTGTTAAGTCATGGAATGAAGGCTTGGTTTTGCGTGAGGAGAGTCTGTGTGATAGTGAACATCCAATTGAGGGGCTAAGGACTCCACAAATAGGTGCTATTTGTGCAATTAAAGCCCATTGGTCTATCAATGATAATAAGCCAGCAATCATTGTAATGCCCACAGGCTCAGGAAAAACCGATACAATGATTGCCTGCATGATTTGGGAATCCTTAGAACATGTTTTAGTTGTTGTACCAACTGCGTTATTACGATCTCAAATAGCGAGTAAATTTGAGGATTTAGGAATCTTAAGCCGATACGGGTTACTAAAAGAAGGTGTAATAAAACCCAACGTATTCGAACTGAAAAATTGGCCAGATTCACACCAGAAAAGTTTTGAAATCTTTAGGAACAACAATGTGGTTGTGACTACAGTTGCGATGATCTCAAAAAAGAAACAGGAGGAATTCCATGCTTTGATTAGTGATTATGACGCAGTCTTTTTTGATGAAGCACACCATACCACAGCTCCGACATGGACAAAGATCAGAAATGCCTTCACTGGGAAAAGAATCCTCCAATTCACAGCAACCCCATTCAGACGAGATGAAAAACTTATTCTTGGGAAAATTATCTATAATTACCCACTATCACGCGCAATGAGGGATGGTATATTCACAAAAATTCATTTTCATCCAATAGATGAATATGATCGAAGCAGTGCCGATAAGGAAATAGCAAAAAAAGCCCTTTCATTACTACGCTCTGACCGTGAAGCTGGAAAAAATCATATGCTGCTAGTTCGGGCAAACACAATAGATAGAGCGAATTTTCTATATAATCAATTCTATAACATTACTGAAAACTCCGATTTATTTCCTGTACTTGTTACTTCAGATCGAAAAAAATTGAAACCTAAAAATGCGATGGAGTTGATTGCGAAAAGGCAAGCGAAAATAATTGTATCTGTTGACATGTTCGGGGAAGGTATAGATTTGCCAAATTTAAAAATTGCTGCATTACATGATCAGTACAAGTCATTGCCAATTACCCTGCAGTTTATAGGTAGAATCACAAGAAGTGAAGCAAATTTAGGAGAAGCCAAATTTGTAGCAAATTTAGGAGACGAAACATTCATTCCTGCTTTGCAAAAATTATATATTGAGAATGCAGATTGGAATAAAGTTCTTCCAGAATTATCTAGATATGCTGTTTTGAGGAGAACCTCTTTTCAGGAACTAGTTGAACGATTCGTGAAAAACGAAGATGAGGAGTTAGAATTAACACATCTACTATCCATATTTAAACCAACTGTAAGTATGCGAGTATTTGGGTATACGGATGATTCCACAATTAATATTAATAATTGGGGAGTTGTTCTAAAAGGCGATCCAGCAGTTTACGTTGCAAATGATGAGAATCTGCTAATCTCGTTTTCCAAAGAGTCCATGCGATTAAATTGGATGTCGGGGCCAGAGTGTACAGATATTCGATGGGGCTATAGCCTGGTATATATCGATCGTACACGTAAGTTGTGTTATGTGAACTCTTCAGAACATGGAATAAATGAATTTGACCTTGCTGAAGCTATAGTACCATCAAGGTATGCCATAGACCCCGAATTCAATTTTAGAGTATTCGGTGGAATGAAGCGCTTGTTATTATCGAATGTTGGTTTGAAGAAGATGATGGGGAATAGAAGCATTACTTATCAATCTTTTATTGGAAGTAATGTGGAAGATGGCCTCTCATACATACTGAGACATTCAAGTCAAAAGTCCAACCTGTTTGGAACTGGTTATGAGGGTTGCGGTCCAGAAACAATAGGAGCCGCCGCAAAAGGAAGGATTTGGTCTTTTAAACAAGATAATCTGGATAATTTTTTAAGATGGGCTGAGCTATGTGGTGAAAAATTAAAAGATTCAAGTATCTCGGTTGAATCAATACTGAAGGGTGTTTTGAAACCAAGAAAAATTGAAGAATTCCCTCCGATTGGTATAATTTGTGTTGAACAAAACTCTGATTTGATTTCTGAGAAGGGAGAATCTCAATATAGTGTAATTCTTGACAACCAAGAGATTGATATCTTTGACACAGAACTTAAGCCTGAACTGGAGGATGGCTATAATCAATATCATCTAATAATTTCAATGATTATTGGGAGAAACAGAATAAAGGTTCCTCTAAAAATGACTCTAGATAATTCAGGTTTCAGATTTGAAAGGTTAGAATTATTAACTGATATTAAAATAAAGAAAGGAAATATTATTTCGAGTATTGAGGCTTTATTGAATGATAACCCACCATCAATCATTTTTGCTGATTTTAGCTTTCTGATTGGGGCATATTATGTACCGATTGAAGAAATCTCTAGCGAGATAGAACTTGATGAAGATTATCTAGAAGTCTGGAATTGGGATGGAGTGAATATTAGAAGTGAATCATATATTCCAGAAAAGAATAATATTGATTCTGTTCAATATAAAGTTCTCGAAAAAGAAAAAGACTTATGGGATGTCTTGTACCTTGATGATGGCTGCGGAGAAATAGCAGATATTGTTGCTTTGAAAGATACTGATGACTCCATCAGAGCATGCTTTTATCATTGCAAATTCAGTAGTGAGGATATGCCAGGGGCTAGGAAAAAAGATTTATACGAATTATGCGGTCAAGCCCGACTTTCTGTTAAGTGGAAGAATGCATCGACGAATTTATTTAAACAATTATTGCGGAGGAGTAAGGGAAAGGCGAATAGATTTATAAAGGGGTCAAGCAATGACTTAAAAAACATGAAGAGGTCACTCATTGATAAGAGCCTTGATTTGTCAATCATTCTCGTCCAGCCAGGTGTTAGTAAGACGAAAATATCCATCCAAATGAAAAGTATGCTTACAGCAACACAATCGTATTTAATGGATACAAATAGTATTAAATCAAGAATCATCTGTTCGTTATGA
- a CDS encoding DUF4263 domain-containing protein — translation MPIHFHVFGALAILSYTSEQDSYIMRLHQEFIHTDAEKEISITRIYTFSQLQYLTRDNCKNLVEGVENESNVLLKELFSDYSISFKVANLVNGYYKFIPSVVGGIELFISKDIQLKDKIFRASRDISIMLKIVQLGYDYLYIGGDHENAIVWDTYKELLKRFPTSTELTRYSGKRISEVLHEFFPSSVDWEEKYRRYMSRRETNTAMLENQFLQDLDLNTTVMQEKKKLIRLRTTLENMLSSSLRFKEKEWQSMIFEILRLLFPKYCKVFKEFRIQNPSNARSHFRSDFVMADYDGFIDIVEIKIPEISCMSSTRKYRNNYFPTKELSGTIIQVENYIYSLTYWGKNGELAINKKYQNELPPGVALRTVSPRGIIIMGRNSDFNTDKLKLDFELIKKQYRNIIDILTYDDLLRRLTTLINAY, via the coding sequence ATGCCGATACACTTTCATGTTTTCGGGGCACTTGCAATTCTATCGTATACCAGTGAACAAGATTCATACATAATGAGGCTGCATCAGGAATTCATCCATACAGACGCAGAAAAAGAGATCTCAATCACTCGTATCTATACTTTTTCACAACTTCAATATCTTACGAGAGATAATTGCAAAAATTTGGTAGAAGGAGTTGAAAATGAGTCCAATGTACTACTCAAGGAGTTGTTTTCCGATTATTCAATCAGCTTTAAAGTAGCAAATTTAGTAAATGGATACTACAAATTCATTCCAAGCGTAGTTGGCGGAATTGAGTTATTCATCTCCAAAGATATTCAGCTAAAAGATAAAATCTTTCGAGCAAGTAGAGACATATCGATTATGCTAAAAATTGTACAACTTGGCTATGATTATTTATATATCGGTGGAGATCATGAGAACGCAATTGTTTGGGATACATATAAAGAACTTCTTAAAAGATTTCCAACGAGTACAGAACTAACTCGCTATTCAGGGAAAAGGATATCAGAGGTTCTGCATGAGTTTTTTCCATCCTCTGTCGATTGGGAAGAGAAATACAGAAGATATATGTCCAGAAGAGAAACAAATACAGCAATGCTAGAAAATCAATTCCTTCAGGATCTTGATCTTAATACAACTGTAATGCAAGAAAAGAAGAAATTAATAAGACTACGAACCACATTGGAAAACATGCTGTCATCAAGTTTGCGGTTTAAAGAAAAAGAATGGCAATCAATGATTTTTGAAATATTGAGACTTCTTTTTCCTAAGTATTGTAAAGTCTTTAAGGAATTCAGGATTCAAAATCCAAGCAACGCTCGATCGCATTTTCGTTCAGATTTTGTGATGGCAGATTATGATGGGTTCATTGATATTGTCGAAATCAAAATACCAGAAATCTCATGCATGTCCAGTACAAGAAAATACCGGAATAATTACTTTCCAACAAAAGAGCTTTCGGGCACTATTATCCAAGTGGAAAATTATATATATTCGCTGACATATTGGGGTAAAAACGGTGAATTAGCAATTAACAAAAAATATCAGAATGAATTGCCTCCTGGCGTGGCGCTACGAACCGTGTCCCCACGAGGTATAATAATTATGGGCCGAAATTCAGATTTTAACACAGATAAACTAAAACTGGATTTTGAGTTAATAAAAAAACAATATCGAAATATTATTGATATACTTACCTATGACGATCTATTGAGACGTTTAACCACTCTGATTAATGCATACTAA